A region from the Vicia villosa cultivar HV-30 ecotype Madison, WI linkage group LG3, Vvil1.0, whole genome shotgun sequence genome encodes:
- the LOC131593481 gene encoding uncharacterized protein At4g26450 produces MHPRQRSPRGFYASEYRNRGGGVAGGGGGGDGFGRGYNNRRGSVSAVNVSAVNISAATVSGGGGGGGDVFVEAGRLAAEYLVFQGLLPPSVLSLKVYNQNGSFKKHVGVSGIGVGGIGVGVGVGENLVDGGRSSALARLGNNAVVAGVDGGFTGRGKLGIEEFGQKGRRRGSFKSNGFDLGNREYRRNGSWSGRFVGGSDIRDDDNDDDVVDGIGIGIGSGSGSGSGVRQQDEEEPRIQQVEAEVVVGGGVDGGSGGDVDTLMEKSNLSEFVPTSEDGNDLEGEANKNQVSVSDGELLELKQDSSGEGKDAGDMDVEFVGSSNDLENMSIDKVKEVVKDGAGSSGEDGDKPSISKNSSAQSSDQENDSSGEVFTDLLSLCKSVKVPTKTRSSLTNKNLKAFPVANNAEENVDEIMDVQEPVVLAENESIIDSSSGNLLSDKTYDIVHIDSDAGEEPVHSVEDMKELDTACEAEEDQSVGSQSDKDQEFTAELPEFEGCGSMSEERGEKRVVEEDVDVREDTKRLREWQPLPSPIPKTEGYFLHNTPIEVKDSPEEHVISVSHVDKMSLTSDQGNLMSGSQFPDEGDRPFFQCSEAKPPLPNSFRTCDLNLMETSEVHDNHIDHPVLIYSPTVSDTKENVPVDNDLSMSHASVSGKFNTHGANGKEIEVIDLENDSIQEEKAIDSIDRKTDTLFTGLDGFSSHAQNAADINDVQDGYGLMISELLGTDFANCSSVADDINAVHNEIGLDNGTGTLAEDDSIYMSLGELSFLRPWEQPPPQDYQKF; encoded by the exons ATGCATCCTCGGCAGCGTAGTCCGAGAGGCTTTTATGCATCGGAATATCGCAATCGCGGCGGCGGTGTCGCCGGTGGTGGTGGTGGCGGGGATGGTTTTGGGAGAGGTTATAATAATCGCAGAGGTTCTGTTTCTGCGGTTAACGTTTCTGCTGTGAATATTTCTGCTGCCACCGTCTCcggcggtggtggtggtggtggtgatgtTTTTGTGGAAGCAGGTAGATTAGCTGCTGAGTATTTAGTTTTTCAGGGATTGTTGCCGCCGAGTGTGTTGTCTTTGAAGGTTTATAATCAGAATGGTAGTTTTAAGAAGCATGTTGGTGTTAGTGGTATTGGTGTTGGTGGTATTGGTGTTGGTGTTGGTGTGGGGGAAAATTTGGTGGATGGAGGGAGGTCTTCGGCGCTGGCTCGATTGGGGAATAATGCGGTTGTTGCGGGTGTGGATGGAGGGTTTACGGGGAGGGGGAAATTAGGGATTGAGGAGTTTGGACAAAAAGGTAGGAGGAGAGGGAGTTTTAAGAGTAATGGGTTTGATTTGGGGAATAGAGAGTATAGAAGGAATGGATCATGGTCTGGTAGATTTGTAGGTGGTTCGGATATTcgtgatgatgataatgatgatgatgttgttgatggTATTGGTATTGGTATTGGTAGTGGTAGTGGTAGTGGTAGTGGTGTTAGACAGCAAGATGAAGAGGAGCCTCGGATACAACAGGTTGAGGCTGAggttgttgttggtggtggtgTTGACGGTGGCAGTGGTGGTGATGTTGATACTCTGATGGAGAAATCAAATTTGAGTGAATTTGTGCCTACAAGTGAGGATGGGAATGACTTGGAAGGCGAGGCCAATAAGAATCAGGTGTCTGTGTCTGATGGTGAATTGTTGGAATTGAAACAAGATTCTTCTGGTGAAGGAAAAGATGCGGGTGATATGGATGTTGAGTTTGTTGGGAGTTCTAATGATTTGGAGAATATGAGTATTGATAAAGTTAAGGAGGTGGTGAAGGATGGAGCTGGTAGTAGTGGTGAGGATGGTGATAAACCAAGTATCTCGAAGAATTCGTCTGCTCAATCAAGTGATCAGGAGAATGATAGCTCTGGCGAGGTTTTCACTGATTTACTTTCACTATGCAAGTCTGTTAAAGTGCCTACCAAGACACGATCTTCGCTGACGAATAAGAATTTGAAAGCATTTCCGGTTGCGAACAATGCAGAAGAGAATGTTGATGAAATTATGGATGTTCAAGAACCTGTAGTCTTAGCTGAAAATGAGTCTATTATAGACTCCTCCTCGGGTAATTTGCTATCTGACAAGACTTATGATATAGTGCATATTGACTCGGACGCTGGCGAAGAGCCTGTGCATTCTGTTGAGGATATGAAAGAATTGGATACTGCCTGTGAAGCTGAGGAAGATCAATCTGTTGGATCACAATCTGATAAAGACCAAGAGTTTACTGCTGAATTACCAGAGTTTGAAGGCTGCGGTTCCATGTCTGAGGAAAGGGGTGAGAAACGTGTTGTAGAAGAAGATGTTGATGTCAGGGAAGACACCAAAAGACTCAGAGAGTGGCAGCCCTTGCCCTCCCCTATACCGAAGACCGAGGGGTACTTTCTGCATAACACCCCAATTGAGGTCAAAGATAGCCCAGAAGAACATGTAATTTCAGTTTCACATGTTGACAAAATGAGTTTGACGTCTGATCAAGGGAACCTTATGAGCGGTTCTCAGTTCCCGGATGAGGGAGATAGACCATTTTTCCAATGTTCAGAGGCGAAGCCACCATTGCCAAATTCGTTTAGAACTTGTGATCTGAATCTCATGGAGACATCTGAAGTTCATGACAATCACATTGATCATCCGGTTCTTATTTACTCTCCTACTGTTTCTGACACAAAGGAGAATGTACCAGTTGATAATGATCTGTCCATGAGTCATGCTAGTGTATCAGGCAAATTCAATACTCATGGAGCAAATGGCAAAGAGATTGAAGTAATTGATCTAGAAAATGATTCCATTCAAGAAGAAAAGGCAATAGACAGTATTGATAGAAA GACAGACACTTTGTTTACAGGCCTTGATGGTTTTTCCAGCCATGCTCAAAATGCTGCTGATATAAATGATGTTCAGGATGGATATGGGCTGATGATATCAGAGTTGCTTGGGACAGATTTCGCAAACTGCTCTTCTGTAGCCGACGACATAAATGCAGTGCACAATGAAATAGGCCTTGATAATGGAACG GGGACACTTGCCGAGGATGATTCCATATACATGTCGCTGGGAGAATTAA